Within Alteromonas sp. LMIT006, the genomic segment TCAGGGTGCGCGTCGAGGCTCCTGAACCGCGACGCATCATTGCTTGTGCTTGGTTTGCATGGCCAATTGTCTTCACTCTTCACATTGAACGTTTATTCATATGCTATCCTCTGCAGGACAAGCGACAACCTTACCTGATCTATCGCGGCGCGAGAGTGCGTATAATGAGGTCAAGCCGTTTTCTACAAGAGATTGTTTGGCTCGAATTAGAAGATGTTGTAACAAGCAATCAATATTTTATTATCCTGACTCGATGGCAATGCTCGGACAGAACGTATCGTCGCTTGACCAAAATAATAAAACAATCCAACCACGACAGGTGAGCAGTGCTGAAGTATTTTTTCAAAAAATCCCATCCAAATGTCGCTAAAGGACTCATTGCGCCAACGTTACCAAAAACGCATCATTCTGAAACGCTTAACCTTACGACTCGTGCTGACCATATTCAGCAATACCATGATGCTTTTCACTGGCCCCAAGCACTCTCTGAGTACCTTCATCCCGCGTATCTGGCAATGCACGCTTTGCAGGCACAAGCTCCGCTGATCCTCAATCCCGCTCAGCCTTTTGCCGCGATGGGTCTGGTGCATATGAGTAATTTCATGCATTACACACGTCTACCTAAATGCGATGAAACGTTAGCAATTAGGTGTGAGTTTGGGGAACTTTGGGAGCAAAAACGAGGCTGGGTATTCACCGTCATTACACAAGCAACTGACCAATCAAAAAACGTAATTTTCAACCTTGAATCGCATTATTTATCCAGAGCGAAACACCGTTGTCACAGCGATGATATCCCAGCCTATGCCCCAACAAAAATCGCCATTCCTGAAATGGATTCTGTGGCATATAAGCAAATAATGTGTGCCTTGCCCGCAGATTTGGGAAGGAAATACGCGACACTATCAGGCGATTACAATCCCATACATTTGCATCCTTGGTTATCGCGTTGGTTCGGCTTTAAACAGCCTATTATTCACGGTATGTGGAGCAAGGCTCGAGCCTTGTCTGAAATTGCGCAAACGTGGTCGCAAGAGAGCCCTCGATTGCCAATCAATTGTTCGGTCCAATTTACCGATTTTATCCCGCTTCCCAATCGAATTACCTTGCATCAAATGCAAGATACTCAGCGAACTGTCTTACTTGGGTTACCTGAAGGGGGGGTGGTAACGCAAACGCATCGACCTTACTTTGTAGTCGAAGTCGACTTGGCCAATGCGCAGGGAGATAATATAGTTGGAGATGACGAAGCTAGCGTGTCTGGATAATCTAAGTTGTAATGCAAGCCACGAGATTCTTTGCGTTGCATGGCACACAGTACAATTAAACGAGCGACGGTTACTAGGTTACGCAGTTCGAGTAAATTATTACTGATGCGAAAGTGGCTGTAGTATTCGTGAATTTCTTGTTGCAGTAGCTCAATTCGTCGCAAGGCCCGTTGCAGACGTTTGTCCGTTCGCACAATGCCAACATAATCCCACATACACAAACGTAACTCATGCCAGTTGTGTTGGATGATGACTTCCTCATCAGAATCAGTGACTCGCGACTCATCCCACGAAGGAATAACTTCGCTGTAATGCGCATTGGCTAGCTGTGGCAAAATATGTTCAGCTGCGGAACGCGCATAAACAATGCATTCAAGTAATGAATTTGATGCCATTCTATTCGCGCCATGTAAGCCAGTATACGCGACCTCACCTACAGCATAGACATTACTTATGTCTGTTTGTGCATTGCGGTTAGTGACAATCCCGCCACAGCTGTAATGCGCTGCGGGCACAACAGGAATAGGTTGCTGCGTTATATCAATCCCAAGAGAGCGACACTTGCGATAGATATTGGGGAAGTGGCTAACAATAAAATCCGCTGGTTGATGTGAAATGTCGAGATACATACAATCTGCACCGAGACGTTTCATCTCAAAATCGATGGCTCTAGCGACAATATCACGTGGCGCCAAATCTCCTCGCTCATCGAATTTGTGCATAAATGGGGTGCCATCAGGGTGAACTAATTTGGCCCCTTCGCCACGCAATGCTTCGGTTATCAAAAAATTACCTGCATCAGGGTGATATAAACAGGTCGGATGAAATTGATTAAACTCCATGTTGGCAACGCGACATCCCGCTCGCCAAGCCATTGCAATACCATCGCCACTGGCTACATCTGGATTAGAAGTATACTGGTATACTTTTGACGCGCCTCCGGTCGCTAAGATAACAAAGCGCGCTTGGATCACATCAATATGTTTGGTTTTGCGATTATAAACATAGGCACCGAGGGCATGGGCATCACGGTGTTTGGACATGATCAAATCCACGGCGTTGTATTTTTCAAAAAGATGGATGTTTGGATGCTGAGCAACCGCGTCAACTAAGGTGTCTTGTACGGCAACGCCGGTAGCATCTGCAGCATGTAAAATGCGTCGATGAGAATGACCACCTTCTTGGGTTAGGTGATACTCAGAGTTTTTACCTGGCTCATTACGTCGGTCAAAAGGCATGCCCTTGGCAATTAACCACTCCATTGACTCTTTGGCGCGAGATGCGGTGAAACGCACAGATTCCTCATCACATAAGCCAGCTCCGGCAATTAGGGTATCTTGTACATGAGATTCTACAGAGTCTTTTTCATCAAATACCGCTGCAATTCCGCCTTGCGCATAACGCGTTGAGCCTTCGGTGACATCGGCTTTACTCAACACGATCACATTGCTAGCGTCGGCCACACTTAATGCCAAACTCAAACCGGCAGCACCACTACCAATGATCAATACATCGCAATTGTGTTGTACAGACACTGAACAATTCCTTGATAAACCCATCAAAAATAGGGATTCAATACTAAATTAAACCGTCAAAATCGCAAGTGTTATGGATTTTTTTTCAAAAAAAGGTGCTTTTTGTTGAACTTAAGGTGAATATATTAGTCCATAACAGTGCTTGGACGAGGCCTGGATAACATAAACTATAGGAGTGTGGGCTCGAATGAGCGAGCAGTTGACTGACCAACAACTTGTTGACAAAGTGCAACAAGGCGATAAGAAAGCCTTTAATTTGTTGGTGTTAAAATACCAAAATCGAGTGAGCAGTTTAGTTGCTCGTTATGTGAAAAATTCGGGTGATGTAGCAGATGTGACGCAGGAAGCTTTTATCAAAGCTTACCGAGCTCTACCTAATTTTCGTGGTGAGAGTGCGTTTTACACATGGTTATATCGCATAGCGGTAAACAGTGCGAAGAATTATTTGGTGTCGCAATCACGCAAGCCACCTGCTAGCGATGTCGATGCCCAGGAAGCTGAGTTTTATGAAGGTGCTGATGCACTCCATGAGAATTCATCCCCAGAACGCAGTTTGTTGACCAAAGAAATTGAAAAATATTTGTATCAAGCTATTGATAAACTTCCGGATGAATTGCGTATGGCAATTACGCTTAGAGAGATGGAAGGAATGAGTTATGAAGATATTGCTAGTGTCATGGAGTGTCCAGTTGGCACAGTGCGCTCGCGGATTTTCAGAGCAAGGGAAGCAATTGACGCAGTGATTGCGCCTTTGATGAATAATGCTTAATTAATAGGATTAACTATGGGTAATAAGCAAGAACAGTTATCAGCATTGGTCGATGGACAGATGCAGGCTACTGATAGCTTGACACTAGACGATGTTTATTCTGATGATATGATGCTACAAAAGTGGCAACGCTATCACACCATTGGTGATGTCATGCGTGGTGAATCCGTGACGGTTGCGGATAATAGCTTACTTGACCGCATTGCTGATGCGTTAGACGATGAGCCAACGGTCTTAGCCCCTCGCTCAAAACGCAAAACGCTAAAAGACAACGTTGTTACCTTGTTCAAGCAATCCTCTCAGTTTGCGGTGGCTGCTGGAGTGGCAGCTGTGATGATTCTGGGTGTGCAAAACTACAATCAAACTGACGTGCAACCCTTTATGACGGCGCCAACATCTGGTCCTCAAGGTGCGCTTGCACCGGTTAGTTTGTCGCAAACTCGCAATATTGCAAATCCGGATAGACAAGCTGTAGTTGAGCAACGGAAACGAATAAACGCATTACTCGTTGACCACAAACAACAATTGCAACGCAATACTGTGAGCGACGAGACAGAAGAGCCTGAGCAGCAACCATAGCTGAAATGATTCTGAGGTTTTATGAAAAAAACTCTTAAACTCAAATTCAAGTTTTTGGATTTGAGTTTCTTATTTTTAACTATCTTATCTTTGAGTTTTACAGGTCATGCTCAGACCCATTCGAATGACATCAGTACAGTCGCTCCGGATGAGTCTAAGCCAGCAATGACGGCAGAGTATGCGTTATCAAAGTTAGTCAAGGCAATGGAGCAAACTAACTACGATATGTCTTTGATCGTCTATCGCCCTGGCAGTGAGCCGATACCATATGTATGGCGACGAGGCACACTGGATGGTGAGCGTGTTGAGCTACTCAATGAGCTTAACGGACCAGGCGCTCAGATAATACGGTTTGGCAAAAAGGTCAGTTATTTTGAAGCGGACAAGCCTGCTTATACTCTGGCTCAAGAATACGTGAAAGGCCTATTGCCACATAACCTATTGCATGCTCCCGAGGCTTTCTCTCAAGCGTATGATGTCATCTATGTTGGGCGTGCCCGTGTGGCCGGCTTAAGCACCCATCAATTGCGCATTGTGAGTAAAGACAAATCGCGTTATAGCTATGCCTTGTGGCTAGATGAGGCGAGTTTCCTGCCACTTAAATTTTCAACGTTTACCTTAGAAGGGGAGTTGTTAGAACTTGTTCAGGTCACACACCTCAATGTAACAGATGAAGCACATGCAGATTTTGCTCAAGTAGAACGGGGCACCTTGCCTCCTGTTCAACATCTCAACCCGTCCAAAAACTTTACTTTGCAGTGGACAATAAGCAAACTTCCAGTGGGGATGCAAGAAGTTCAAAAACGCGTAACTCGTCTGGGTATTACCGGAGAATTAGTCGAACATTTGTTGCTTTCTGATGGATTAGTCGATGTTTCCGTTTATTTGCAACCTTCGGGTGAAGTGGCACAGGAAGATGTATTATTACGCAACCAATCGGATACCTTTTTGGCGCGAGTGAAGGATAACGTTCAGGTGACGGTGATTGGTAAGATCCCCGCACAGACGGCAAATACGATTATGCAGTATATTAGGATTAAGCCCTAAATGTTGGAAGAACAAGGCATTATCAAGGCGATTGACACGACCTCTGATGGTAAAACTGTGATTGCAGTGCAGACGTCAGTCAAAACTACGTGTGGCACTTGCGCCGTTAAGTCATCTTGCGGGACGAGTGCACTTGCTGAGTATTTTACACCTAAAGCGGATGTGTTGTATTTTGCAACAGAGCAGCCGGTTGCGCTTGGGCAAACAGTGTCGTTAGGCATACGTGAACAACATATTTTGTTGGCTTCTTTCTTAGTGTACACATTGCCTTTATTATGGTTTGTTGGTGTGGTCGTTGCCCTCCCCACGGTGTTTGTTGATAGCATTTTAGGGGATGAATTGATCGCGCTTATCTTTGCTTTAATGACAACCTTCGTTGTGTATCGAATGATTAAAGTCTACCTCAAAACACATGAAGAGAAATTTGCGCCACAATTGTGTCATGTTCTACCTGAACAAGGTGTACAAAAGAGCGCACAAATCCCTATCGCACAATTATCAGATAATGTAACAAAAGACTAATTTTGTCGCTTTTAGCCCTGTAAACCGATAAAATAGTGATAATTTGATAAATTGAGTTTTGTTACAACAATATGCTTCATAAAAATATCCGTAATTTCAGCATCATTGCCCACATTGACCATGGCAAGTCAACTCTTTCTGACCGTTTAATTCAACACTGTGGTGGCTTATCAGAGCGGGAGATGGCAGCACAAGTACTCGATTCGATGGATTTGGAGCGTGAGCGAGGTATTACGATTAAGGCGCAAAGCGTGACCTTAAATTACACCGCGAATGATGGTGAGACGTATCAGTTGAACTTCATCGATACGCCTGGACACGTCGATTTTAGCTATGAAGTATCGCGCTCGTTGGCTGCTTGTGAAGGCGCTTTGTTGGTCGTTGACGCTGGACAGGGCGTTGAAGCCCAAACCCTGGCCAACTGTTACACTGCGATTGAAATGGATCTTGAGGTAGTGCCAATCCTGAACAAGATCGATTTACCCCAAGCTGATCCCCTGCGTGTTGCAGAAGAAATTGAAGATATTGTCGGCATCGATGCACTCGATGCAGTGCGTTGTAGTGCCAAAACCGGTATTGGTATTGGCGAAGTCTTAGAAGAAATCGTCGCCAAAATTCCTCCTCCAGAAGGCGATCCTGACGCGCCACTAAAAGCGTTAATTATTGATTCGTGGTTTGATAATTATCAGGGGGTTGTATCTTTGGTTCGTGTTATTGATGGTGAATTAAAAGCCAAAGACAAGATCCAAATCATGTCAAATGGGCAGACCCATATTTGTGATAAGGTAGGTATTTTTACGCCAAAACAAAACGACACAGGCGTTATCCGCAGTGGCGAAGTGGGCTTTGTGATTGCCGGTATCAAAGAAATTCACGGAGCGCCGGTGGGAGATACCATCACGCTAGCGAACAAACCAGCTAGCGAAGTCTTACCAGGATTCAAAAAAGTCAAACCTCAGGTATATGCTGGATTGTTCCCTGTTTCGTCTGACGAATATGAAGATTTTCGTGACGCACTGGCTAAACTCAGTCTTAATGATGCATCACTCTTTTATGAGCCAGAAAGCTCGGCGGCTCTGGGTTTTGGCTTCCGTATCGGCTTCTTGGGCATGTTGCACATGGAAATTATCCAAGAGCGTCTGGAGCGTGAATACGATCTAGATTTGATCACCACTGCTCCTACGGTTGTGTACGAGGTGATTACCACAAAAGGTGAGACCGTATACGTTGATAATCCATCTAAGTTGCCGCCAATTAATGATATTGAAGACATCCGAGAGCCCATTGTTGAGGCTAATATTTTGGTGCCTCAAGAGTTTTTAGGGAATGTCATTACGTTATGTGTTGAGAAGCGTGGCTCGCAAACAAATATGGCATATCACGGTAAGCAAGTCGCGGTAACCTACGAATTACCTATGGCAGAAGTCGTGTTGGATTTCTTTGACCGACTCAAATCCACTTCACGTGGATTTGCCTCATTAGACTACAACTTTAAAAAATTCCAAAGCGCGGATATGTGTCGTCTAGACATATTAATTAATGGAGAACGCGTTGATGCCCTAGCGGTCATAACACATAAAGAAAATGCACAATACCGCGGACGTGAACTTGTTGAAAAATTACGCGAGCTGATCCCACGTCAAATGTTTGATATTGCGATTCAAGCTGCGATTGGCAACCATGTTATCGCACGCAGCACGGTTAAACAGTTACGTAAAAACGTTATCGCCAAATGTTATGGTGGTGATGTCAGTCGCAAGAAGAAACTTCTCCAGAAACAAAAGGAAGGTAAAAAACGCATGAAACAAGTGGGGAATGTTGAGTTACCACAGGATGCGTTTTTAGCAGTACTCAAGGTAGGTAAATAATGGCTCAATTGTTTTCAATTTTTCTCACGTGTTTAGCGCTAGGTCTGGGTCTGATATGGCTTATTGATCATTTTTATTTTGCGCCTAAACGTCGTGAGGCGGCGGCAGCCTCAATGGGGATTGCGGTCTCTGAATTGAAACAAGAGCCAGAGTTGCCTTACATCGTTGATACCGCGCATCAAATATTTCCCATCATTGCGTTTATTGTGGTGCTTCGTTCGTTTTTGTATGAGCCGTTTCAGATCCCGTCTGGTTCTATGATGCCGACCTTGTTGGAAGGCGATTTTATTTTGGTTGAAAAATACACCTATGGTTTACGCGACCCGATTACACGAACCAAGTTTTATGACATCGATGATCCCAAACGCGGCGATATTTTGGTATTCAAATATCCACCCGATACGCGATTAGATTATATTAAGCGAGTGGTTGGGTTGCCTGGTGATCGCATTTTTTATCGTCAAAAGCAAATCACTGTGGTACCGGCATGTCCTACAGGCAGCGATTGCGCAAAACCTTTCTTGGTTGATTTAGAACCTGTAGAGAATACAGAGTTCTCACAAAATTTAGTCCCGCTCAATCGCTTTACCGAACAACTGGGTGAGGGCACTCATGATATCTTACAGCATCCAATTTACAGTGCGTCGCCTGCGCAATTTTATCGCCAACCTGGTACGGCATTAGATGAATGGGTCGTTCCAGAAGGCGAATATTTTGTCTTAGGTGACAATCGCGATAATTCTCGAGATTCGAGGTTTTGGGGATTTGTAAAAGAAGAGCACCTGGTCGGCAAAGCTGTCGCTATTTGGATGAGTTTTGATTTTGACCGAACGGAAGCGGACATTTTACCTACATGGATCCCATCGGGTGTACGTTTTCACCGTATCGGTGGTATTCAATGAAAAAAGCCCCACAAAAGGCAAATAACCCCGGCATTGAGCCGCTAACAATATTAATGAAAACAATTGGGTATGAGTTTAATAATCCCCAATTGCTCGAACAAGCGCTTAGACATAAATCGGCTGGTCAGCCCAATAACGAACGCCTTGAGTTTTTGGGCGATGCGGTGTTGGGGATGGTGATAGCAGATTATCTATTTAACACGTTCCCCAAAACAGCCGAAGGTCGACTTACTCGGATGCGCTCATCTATTGTCAAGGGAGAGACGCTTGCAGAAGTGGCTCGTGAAAAATCCCTAGGTCAATATCTATCTCTTGGTAGTGGAGAGTTAAAAAGCGGAGGTAAAAACCGCACGTCAATACTGGAAGACATGGTTGAAGCCATTATCGGCGCCATTTATCTCGATGGTGGCATGGAGCCCTGTCGTGCCATGCTTCTAGACTGGTTTGAACCAAGACTGAAAGTACTCGACCCCAAGCTTAATCCCAAAGATCCCAAAACTCAGCTACAAGAATATCTGCAAGCGTTAAAACACCCACTTCCTGAATATGATGTAGTGGATATTACCGGTGCAGAGCACAAGCAAACCTTTACCGTGAGTTGCACAAGTGTATTGCTGCAAGAATCGGTTGAGGCGGTAGGTAGCAGTCGTCGTAAAGCAGAGCAAGCAGCAGCCAAGCGAATGCTAGAATTATTATCAGTGAGACCATCATGACCACACAAAACAATGTACCACAAACTCAGTGCGGGATGGTTGCGATTGTAGGCCGGCCCAATGTGGGTAAGTCCACTATTCTCAATCGCATTATTGGGCAAAAAGTCAGTATAACCTCACGTAAGCCACAAACTACAAGGCATCGTATTTTAGGGATCGATACCGAGGGTGAGCAACAAGCCATTTATGTGGATACTCCGGGGCTTCACAACGAAGAAAAGCGAACAATCAACCGTTTTATGAATCGAGCAGCATCCAGTTCACTTGGTGAAGTCGGCTTGATTTTGATGGTAGTCGAAGGTACGCGATTTAATGACGATGACAAACTGGTGTTAGAAAAAGTCAAAGAATCGGGTTTGCCGGTTTGGCTTGTGGTCAATAAAACCGATAAGGTACAAGATAAAACCGAACTGATGACGCATCTGCAATGGCTTAACAGTTTATTTGAGTTTGCCCATGTTATCCCTGTGTCTGCCAAAAACAACAAATATATTAATGAACTGCGTGATTTGGTGATGGCGCAATTACCGCAAAGTGAGTTTTATTTTCCAGAGGAATACGTAACGGATCGCTCCAGTCGATTCATGGCTGCCGAAATCATCCGCGAGAAACTCATGCGCTATACCGGAGACGAGTTACCCTATTCGGTCACAGTTGAAATTGAGCAATTCAAATTAACTGAAAACGGTGTGTACCGTATCAATGGATTGATCTTAGTTGAACGTGAGACGCAAAAACGCATGGTCATTGGCAAGCAGGGCAAACACCTCAAAACCATCGGCTCTGATGCGCGACGTGAACTAGAAGAACTATTTCAACATAAAGTATTTTTAGAGTTATGGGTTAAGGTCAAATCAGGCTGGGCAGATGACGAAAGAGCTTTACGCAGTTTAGGTTATGGCGAAGATTAGGACAGGAAAACCATGAGTACATTCAATCAATATCGTCGTGAATACACACTTGCTACTTTGGATGAATCACAATTAACGGATGAGCCGTTTACGCTGTTTAAAACATGGTTAGATGATGCGATCAAAGCTGACATTCCAGACCCCAATGCGATGACGGTAGCAACAGTCGATTCGTCTGGTAGACCGTCGCAACGCATTGTCCTTCTGAAAGATTTAACCGAAGAAGGCTTTGTGTTCTACACCAATCTTGGTTCGCGCAAAGCACAAGAACTCAAACATAACCCCAATATTGCTTTACATTTTCCGTGGCATTTTATTGAACGACAAGTGCGTGTGTGCGGTGTCGCTGAGCCGTTATCTCGCGCCAAAGTGGCTCAGTATTTTTTTTCGCGACCCAAAGATTCTCAGTTAGCGGCCATTGCCTCTAAGCAAAGCCAGCCTATCTCGACCAAACAGGCTCTATTGACCCAGTTTGCCCAGCTCAAAGAAAAGTTCGCTCAAGGGGAGGTTCCATTGCCCGATTTTTGGGGCGGTTATCTTGTGCGTCCAGAACAAATTGAGTTTTGGCAAGGCGGTGAGCATCGTCTGCATGACCGCTTTGAATACACTAAGCTAGAAGATGCCAGCTGGACCATTCAACGCCTCAATCCCTAATGGTTGAAGCTGGTGATCGATAGTCATTGTCATCTTGATCTAGCCTGTTTTACCGATGATCTTGATGCGGTTATTCATCGTGCTAACGAGCGCGGCGTAACGCGTTTTTTGATTCCTGGTATTGAGCCCTCTCACTGGTTACGACAGCTTCAGATCCTCAACACATTCCCGCAGGTCGATATCGCCTTTGGCTACCATCCATATTTTTTACCGCACGCGCTTTGCGCATCGGATATTCCGAAGATGATTGAGCATCTTGCTCATTGGCTTGAACGGCACCCACCGCTTGCTGTTGGGGAAATAGGTCTTGACCGAACGCTCTCTCATCCATTGGCTATTCAAGAATGTATTTTTGTGGAGCAGGTTAAATTAGCCAAAACCTATTCGTTACCACTCGTCGTTCATCATCGCAAAAGCCATGACCGTTTATTGGGCTTATTGCGACAACATCAATTTGACCATGGTGGGGTGGTGCATGCTTTTTCAGGGAACGCGGATATTGCCAGAGCTTACATTGATTTGGGATTCAAACTGGGAGTGGGTGGCACGATAACCTATCCAAGAGGAAAGAAAACGCTTAAAAGTCTGCTTGAAGTTGGAATAGAACATCTCTTATTAGAAACGGACTCTCCGGATATGCCGATGTCTGGACGACAAGGCCAGCGCAATATGCCAGAGTATTTACCGGATGTGCTAACCGTCTTATCAGAAGCTCTGCAGATGAGTCCTAGTGTTATAGAAGCACAAACTGATGCCAATTATTCGGCGACGTTCCTAGAGCCTCGTCGCACAGCAATGTAATACCAGCGCATGATTAACGCTCCAAAGACAGCTCCCAAACAAACGGTCACTAAGACTAAACTTTGTTGGCGTTGAAATGCATCAGCTTGTTGCGCCGTTAGCCTTTCATTGGTCAGAACAAAACGAATATAGCCAATATCAACCTGATTGTGCCGAATATGGCTAATATGGACTTGATGAGTATGTGGATTCAATTCAACATCAGCCAAAAAATTGTGCACACTGCCTACACTGCCAAGAGTTTCCCCATAATGATTGAATACTCTGATACCAATAATATCCCCTAGAGACATATAACCAGTCAAAATCACAGACAGTTGTTCTTGAGCTGAGGAAGAAAGGGTATTTCGCGCGTCTAGCTGCTCATGTAACCATGGAGCTAACGAGCCAGCAGCAATGTTGGCGATTTTGGTGCCTAATTCAAGAGTGTAGGATTGGTAAACATTTGCCGAGCGTTCAGATTGCAACGACCAGACTGCTAAAATTCCGTAAATGGTCACCGCGATAAAAAACACGCGCCAAATAAATCGAATAACGGGATTTTGCATAGGTCAACTGATAAAAAATACGATACAATACAACCATAAATCAATCTGTACGCAATGCCAAGTATAAACCCATTATGAATCATCTATTTTCTGCGAGCGAGCTTGTTAAGCACCTACAAACGCCTCAACTTTTTTCTTCTAGCTCTCTTACTTGGTCTGCGACAGCACCAGCGCAAGGCGATTATGTATTGACCATCGTTGGGCAATACCTCAATCGCTATATCGTCGAAGCCGTATTGCAAACGCTACCGGAGCAGACAGATTTTGTGGTTACTCTACACAGCCTATCATCTAATTTCGAGCTGGATGCTGTGGTCATACAACTTGATACTCCTGCTACCCATGATTGGCTAACCGCTCAATCAGAACGGTTTAACATTGAATTATTTTGCCAAGCGCATCAACCAAGTCTGCAAGCTGGTGGTGTAATGGTGATGGATATGGATTCTACTGTGATCCAAATCGAATGCATTGATGAGATTGCAAAGCTTGCCGGTCGTGGAGACGAAGTCAGTGAAGTAACTGAGCTGGCGATGCAAGGAAAGTTAGATTTTGCGCAAAGTCTTGTACAAAGGGTTGCCTGTCTTAAAGGCGTTCCTGCAATTCAACTGCAACAAATACGCGATGGTATTCCGTTAATGCCAGGTATTAGCTCGTTAGTTATTACCTTACAAGCACATGGTTGGCATATTGCTATTGCCAGCGGTGGTTTTACTTATTTTGCGGATTACGTAGCGGCTCGACTCGGTTTAGTAGAGGCCGTTGCCAATCAACTTGAGATAGTCGATGGCGTTCTGACGGGCAAAGTAATCGGCGCTATTTCAGATGCGCAAACTAAAGAAGATACTTTAAAGCGCTTGGCACAACAGCATAATATTCCCTTGTCACAAACCATCGCATTGGGTGACGGAGCGAACGATCTTGTGATGATGCGTGATGCTGGCTTAGGTATGGCGTTTCATGCCAAACCACTGGTGCAAGAGCAAGCGCAATGTGCAATTCGCTATCACGGTCTCAATGCTACCTTGTTTGCACTTTCAGCTTAAGAGGCAACGACCGATTCGAGCAATGTTTTTTGGTTGTCGGCGATGACCCTTTGCACCGTTTTGTGATATTTCCTTTGCGCTTGTAAGGCATTGCAATAAAATACTATCGACTTAACGACAAAATTATTTATTTTATGGCTAAGAAAAAATCGACGTATGTGTGTAATGAGTGCGGTACTGAACATCCTCGCTGGCAGGGGCAATGTAATGGTTGCAACTCATGGAATACACTTACTGAGATGAGTATAAATCAGTCGGCTTCGCCAGCGGTGCGCAATTTTTCCGGCTACGCAGGTGCCACGAGTGCCAAAGTTGAGACTCTATCAAGCATTGATTTGGCCGCTT encodes:
- the lepA gene encoding translation elongation factor 4 → MLHKNIRNFSIIAHIDHGKSTLSDRLIQHCGGLSEREMAAQVLDSMDLERERGITIKAQSVTLNYTANDGETYQLNFIDTPGHVDFSYEVSRSLAACEGALLVVDAGQGVEAQTLANCYTAIEMDLEVVPILNKIDLPQADPLRVAEEIEDIVGIDALDAVRCSAKTGIGIGEVLEEIVAKIPPPEGDPDAPLKALIIDSWFDNYQGVVSLVRVIDGELKAKDKIQIMSNGQTHICDKVGIFTPKQNDTGVIRSGEVGFVIAGIKEIHGAPVGDTITLANKPASEVLPGFKKVKPQVYAGLFPVSSDEYEDFRDALAKLSLNDASLFYEPESSAALGFGFRIGFLGMLHMEIIQERLEREYDLDLITTAPTVVYEVITTKGETVYVDNPSKLPPINDIEDIREPIVEANILVPQEFLGNVITLCVEKRGSQTNMAYHGKQVAVTYELPMAEVVLDFFDRLKSTSRGFASLDYNFKKFQSADMCRLDILINGERVDALAVITHKENAQYRGRELVEKLRELIPRQMFDIAIQAAIGNHVIARSTVKQLRKNVIAKCYGGDVSRKKKLLQKQKEGKKRMKQVGNVELPQDAFLAVLKVGK
- the lepB gene encoding signal peptidase I, which translates into the protein MAQLFSIFLTCLALGLGLIWLIDHFYFAPKRREAAAASMGIAVSELKQEPELPYIVDTAHQIFPIIAFIVVLRSFLYEPFQIPSGSMMPTLLEGDFILVEKYTYGLRDPITRTKFYDIDDPKRGDILVFKYPPDTRLDYIKRVVGLPGDRIFYRQKQITVVPACPTGSDCAKPFLVDLEPVENTEFSQNLVPLNRFTEQLGEGTHDILQHPIYSASPAQFYRQPGTALDEWVVPEGEYFVLGDNRDNSRDSRFWGFVKEEHLVGKAVAIWMSFDFDRTEADILPTWIPSGVRFHRIGGIQ
- the rnc gene encoding ribonuclease III translates to MKKAPQKANNPGIEPLTILMKTIGYEFNNPQLLEQALRHKSAGQPNNERLEFLGDAVLGMVIADYLFNTFPKTAEGRLTRMRSSIVKGETLAEVAREKSLGQYLSLGSGELKSGGKNRTSILEDMVEAIIGAIYLDGGMEPCRAMLLDWFEPRLKVLDPKLNPKDPKTQLQEYLQALKHPLPEYDVVDITGAEHKQTFTVSCTSVLLQESVEAVGSSRRKAEQAAAKRMLELLSVRPS
- the era gene encoding GTPase Era, yielding MTTQNNVPQTQCGMVAIVGRPNVGKSTILNRIIGQKVSITSRKPQTTRHRILGIDTEGEQQAIYVDTPGLHNEEKRTINRFMNRAASSSLGEVGLILMVVEGTRFNDDDKLVLEKVKESGLPVWLVVNKTDKVQDKTELMTHLQWLNSLFEFAHVIPVSAKNNKYINELRDLVMAQLPQSEFYFPEEYVTDRSSRFMAAEIIREKLMRYTGDELPYSVTVEIEQFKLTENGVYRINGLILVERETQKRMVIGKQGKHLKTIGSDARRELEELFQHKVFLELWVKVKSGWADDERALRSLGYGED
- the pdxH gene encoding pyridoxamine 5'-phosphate oxidase, which gives rise to MSTFNQYRREYTLATLDESQLTDEPFTLFKTWLDDAIKADIPDPNAMTVATVDSSGRPSQRIVLLKDLTEEGFVFYTNLGSRKAQELKHNPNIALHFPWHFIERQVRVCGVAEPLSRAKVAQYFFSRPKDSQLAAIASKQSQPISTKQALLTQFAQLKEKFAQGEVPLPDFWGGYLVRPEQIEFWQGGEHRLHDRFEYTKLEDASWTIQRLNP
- a CDS encoding TatD family hydrolase, with the protein product MIDSHCHLDLACFTDDLDAVIHRANERGVTRFLIPGIEPSHWLRQLQILNTFPQVDIAFGYHPYFLPHALCASDIPKMIEHLAHWLERHPPLAVGEIGLDRTLSHPLAIQECIFVEQVKLAKTYSLPLVVHHRKSHDRLLGLLRQHQFDHGGVVHAFSGNADIARAYIDLGFKLGVGGTITYPRGKKTLKSLLEVGIEHLLLETDSPDMPMSGRQGQRNMPEYLPDVLTVLSEALQMSPSVIEAQTDANYSATFLEPRRTAM
- the serB gene encoding phosphoserine phosphatase SerB, with translation MNHLFSASELVKHLQTPQLFSSSSLTWSATAPAQGDYVLTIVGQYLNRYIVEAVLQTLPEQTDFVVTLHSLSSNFELDAVVIQLDTPATHDWLTAQSERFNIELFCQAHQPSLQAGGVMVMDMDSTVIQIECIDEIAKLAGRGDEVSEVTELAMQGKLDFAQSLVQRVACLKGVPAIQLQQIRDGIPLMPGISSLVITLQAHGWHIAIASGGFTYFADYVAARLGLVEAVANQLEIVDGVLTGKVIGAISDAQTKEDTLKRLAQQHNIPLSQTIALGDGANDLVMMRDAGLGMAFHAKPLVQEQAQCAIRYHGLNATLFALSA